A stretch of Cryomorphaceae bacterium 1068 DNA encodes these proteins:
- the lpxA gene encoding acyl-ACP--UDP-N-acetylglucosamine O-acyltransferase, whose product MIHELTSIHPDARIGENVQINPFTAIHGDVEIGDGTIIHSNVTIMDGARIGKNCEIFPGAVISARPQDLKYKGEITTTEIGDNTTIRECCTINRGTVDRGKTVVGNNSLLMAYTHLGHDVIVGNNCILANSANIAGHVTIEDYAILEGVVAVQQFITIGAHSFIAGGSLVRKNVPPFVKAAREPLSYAGVNSIGLQRRGFDEKVISAIQDTYRLIYIQNRNLSRGIEMVEEQVPEIDEVKQIISFIRSSDKGIMKGLQDV is encoded by the coding sequence ATGATTCACGAATTGACAAGTATTCACCCTGACGCTCGCATTGGCGAGAACGTGCAGATCAATCCGTTTACTGCGATTCATGGAGATGTTGAAATAGGTGACGGAACAATCATTCATTCCAATGTTACCATAATGGATGGCGCCAGAATTGGAAAGAATTGTGAAATCTTTCCGGGAGCTGTTATTTCTGCTCGCCCACAGGACTTAAAATACAAGGGCGAGATCACCACTACGGAAATTGGCGACAACACGACCATCCGAGAGTGTTGCACTATCAATCGAGGAACGGTAGACAGAGGTAAAACGGTAGTTGGAAACAACTCCCTTCTCATGGCTTACACACATCTCGGCCACGATGTCATCGTTGGAAACAATTGCATTTTAGCGAATTCGGCCAACATTGCAGGCCATGTCACTATTGAAGACTATGCCATCTTGGAAGGCGTCGTAGCCGTACAACAATTTATCACCATTGGCGCGCACAGCTTTATTGCAGGCGGATCGCTGGTTCGAAAAAATGTGCCTCCATTTGTTAAAGCAGCTCGGGAGCCACTGTCTTACGCAGGAGTTAATTCTATAGGACTACAGCGACGAGGCTTTGACGAAAAGGTCATCAGTGCAATCCAAGACACTTACCGCTTAATCTACATTCAAAACCGCAATTTGAGTCGCGGTATTGAAATGGTAGAAGAACAAGTACCTGAAATTGACGAGGTAAAACAAATTATCTCCTTCATACGCTCTTCCGACAAGGGAATTATGAAGGGACTTCAAGATGTTTGA
- a CDS encoding bifunctional UDP-3-O-[3-hydroxymyristoyl] N-acetylglucosamine deacetylase/3-hydroxyacyl-ACP dehydratase, whose translation MSTKQKTLAGKLEFKGIGLHTGEKVEMTIHPAPDNHGYAFKRVDVEGQPTIKADLDHVVSTNRGTTIGKDDVLVNTTEHVLAALYGSEIDNALIELNGAEVPIMDGSAKAFVEGIQRVGIVDQEAEKDYFTLKENLYYEDEKGYVEMLAVPTPGSEFRITVMVDYNSPVLGTQHASMYEIGEFQKEIASCRTFVFLRELEFLAKNNLIKGGDLDNAIVLVEQERTQEEYQEIARMLGKEDLDVKVEGIGVLNTIKLQFENEPARHKLLDIVGDLALVGKPIQGHILAARPGHAGNVSFGKIIKNLIKEEKKKGPEFDITKTPVYDVNQIMGILPHRYPFLLIDKITDLDENAVVGVKNVTINEPFFQGHFPGNPVMPGVLQIEAMAQAGGVLALHNVDEPERWSTYFMKIDAVKFKRKVGPGDTVVFHLKLTSPIRRGIVQMKGTAYVNGQVVSEGELMAQIIKDK comes from the coding sequence ATGAGCACTAAGCAAAAGACCCTTGCTGGCAAACTCGAGTTCAAAGGAATAGGACTACATACAGGAGAAAAGGTTGAGATGACCATCCATCCTGCACCCGATAATCACGGCTATGCTTTTAAACGGGTAGACGTAGAAGGGCAGCCAACAATCAAAGCAGATCTCGACCATGTTGTTTCAACTAATCGAGGTACTACCATCGGGAAAGATGATGTACTCGTAAACACCACGGAACATGTCTTAGCGGCGCTCTACGGAAGTGAAATTGACAATGCTTTGATTGAACTAAACGGAGCTGAAGTTCCCATCATGGATGGGAGTGCCAAAGCTTTCGTAGAAGGCATACAGCGCGTAGGAATTGTAGATCAGGAGGCCGAAAAAGACTATTTCACCTTAAAGGAAAATCTCTACTACGAGGATGAAAAGGGTTATGTAGAAATGCTAGCCGTTCCGACTCCGGGCAGTGAATTTCGAATCACTGTAATGGTGGACTATAATTCACCTGTACTCGGTACGCAACACGCTTCGATGTACGAGATCGGTGAATTCCAAAAAGAAATAGCATCCTGCCGCACATTCGTGTTTTTGAGAGAATTGGAGTTTTTGGCAAAAAACAACCTCATCAAAGGAGGCGATCTTGATAATGCAATCGTGCTGGTAGAGCAAGAACGCACCCAAGAAGAGTATCAGGAAATAGCTCGAATGCTTGGCAAAGAAGACCTGGATGTAAAAGTTGAAGGAATCGGTGTCTTGAATACGATCAAACTTCAATTTGAAAATGAGCCTGCACGGCACAAACTGCTGGATATAGTTGGTGATTTAGCCTTGGTCGGCAAACCCATTCAAGGTCATATTCTCGCTGCCAGACCAGGTCATGCGGGAAATGTTTCTTTCGGCAAAATCATTAAAAACCTCATCAAAGAGGAAAAGAAAAAAGGACCTGAATTTGACATCACCAAAACTCCCGTGTATGATGTAAATCAAATCATGGGAATTCTACCTCACCGTTATCCTTTCTTACTGATCGATAAGATCACGGATCTCGATGAGAACGCAGTAGTTGGAGTTAAGAATGTGACGATCAATGAACCCTTCTTTCAAGGGCATTTCCCTGGAAACCCCGTGATGCCTGGCGTACTTCAAATAGAAGCCATGGCTCAAGCGGGTGGTGTTTTGGCATTGCACAATGTCGATGAGCCCGAAAGGTGGAGCACTTATTTTATGAAAATCGATGCTGTAAAGTTCAAACGCAAAGTAGGCCCGGGAGACACTGTAGTATTTCACCTAAAGCTCACCTCTCCCATACGAAGAGGAATTGTTCAAATGAAGGGAACAGCTTACGTCAACGGCCAAGTGGTGAGTGAAGGAGAACTTATGGCTCAGATTATCAAAGACAAATGA
- the lpxD gene encoding UDP-3-O-(3-hydroxymyristoyl)glucosamine N-acyltransferase, whose translation MKFSASQIAQLLEGEVVGDINAEVSGLSKIDDGKKDTLSFLANPAYKEFIYTTKASLVIVSKDFEPEKNLPEGLTLVKVDDAYRSFAKLLELYNEFKYDRKGISENAFIDPTATIGKDVYIGHGVVVESGAKIGDGTKIFPQAYIGQNARLGESTLIHPAARILADCELGSHCVIHSGVIIGGDGFGFAPNSENNYQKVAQIGNVIIEDHVEIGAGTTIDRATLGHTIVRKGAKIDNLIQIAHNVEIGENTVIAAQTGIAGSTKIGKNCMIGGQVGIVGHLIIADGVKIAAQSGIATSIKEEGKIIQGSPAIGIGDFKRSYIGFKNLPDLMKEIKALKEEMKNLKATTHE comes from the coding sequence ATGAAATTTTCGGCCTCACAAATTGCCCAACTTCTTGAAGGAGAAGTTGTTGGAGATATTAACGCAGAAGTATCAGGATTGAGTAAAATCGACGATGGCAAAAAAGACACGCTTTCTTTTCTTGCTAATCCTGCTTACAAGGAGTTTATCTACACCACGAAAGCCTCTCTGGTGATCGTTTCCAAAGACTTTGAACCTGAGAAAAATTTACCCGAAGGGCTTACTTTGGTAAAGGTCGATGATGCTTACAGGAGTTTTGCGAAGCTTCTCGAACTTTACAACGAATTTAAGTACGACAGAAAAGGTATTTCTGAAAATGCCTTTATCGATCCCACTGCCACAATAGGAAAAGATGTTTACATCGGTCATGGTGTAGTGGTGGAGTCAGGTGCAAAAATCGGAGATGGAACAAAGATTTTTCCTCAAGCTTACATAGGTCAAAATGCTCGCTTAGGCGAAAGCACATTGATTCATCCTGCTGCAAGAATTTTAGCTGATTGCGAATTAGGTTCACATTGCGTGATCCATTCGGGAGTGATTATCGGCGGAGATGGATTCGGCTTTGCGCCAAACAGTGAAAACAACTACCAAAAAGTAGCGCAGATAGGAAATGTGATCATTGAAGATCATGTAGAAATCGGTGCCGGCACAACGATAGACAGAGCTACTCTTGGGCATACCATTGTCCGAAAAGGAGCAAAAATTGATAACCTCATCCAAATAGCTCACAATGTGGAGATAGGCGAGAATACTGTAATTGCCGCTCAAACCGGAATTGCCGGATCTACCAAAATTGGAAAGAACTGCATGATCGGCGGCCAAGTTGGAATTGTGGGTCATTTGATCATCGCTGATGGTGTTAAGATTGCCGCTCAAAGCGGAATAGCCACCAGCATCAAAGAGGAAGGAAAGATTATCCAAGGCTCACCTGCTATCGGAATCGGTGACTTTAAACGATCTTATATCGGATTTAAGAACCTTCCGGACTTGATGAAAGAAATCAAGGCACTAAAAGAAGAAATGAAAAACCTCAAAGCAACAACCCACGAATGA
- a CDS encoding HD domain-containing protein — protein MSDKDRDSNPGKRKILNDPVYGFITVSDPLLHDIVEHPYFQRLRRIKQVGMSHLVYPGANHTRFHHALGAMHLMREAILSLRDKGVEITDKEAQGAMVAILLHDIGHGPYSHSLEFSLVKNVTHEHISSLLMEKLNDYFDGALSTGIEIFRDLYPKHFLHQLVSSQLDMDRLDYLSRDSFFTGVSEGVVSNQRIIKMLDVVDDRLVVEEKGIYSIEKFIVARRLMYWQVYLHKTVVSAEKLLINILSRAKESSKKGKAIFASPALKFFLDKDYGVDDFKNNPEVINNFVKLDDYDIMGAIKVWSESEDLILSDLCQRLINRKLFRVKLSNEPFDPEYIKALKRATLDHLEIEADEIHYYLEVDELVNSAYDNESNRILILQKSGNIIDLAEASDNRALIAQTKTVKKNVLFCLKSVEKKLRG, from the coding sequence ATGAGCGACAAAGATCGCGATTCAAATCCCGGCAAACGAAAAATTCTGAATGATCCTGTTTATGGATTCATTACGGTTTCAGATCCTCTCCTACACGATATCGTAGAGCACCCTTATTTTCAGAGACTCAGAAGAATCAAACAGGTGGGAATGTCGCACTTAGTTTACCCAGGGGCGAATCATACCAGATTCCATCATGCCTTGGGCGCTATGCACTTAATGCGTGAAGCCATTTTATCGCTGCGTGATAAAGGCGTTGAAATTACCGATAAAGAAGCCCAAGGAGCTATGGTGGCTATTTTGCTTCATGACATCGGGCATGGTCCGTACTCGCATAGCCTTGAGTTCAGTTTGGTGAAAAACGTGACGCATGAGCACATTTCCAGCCTACTGATGGAAAAGCTCAATGACTATTTCGACGGAGCTTTATCAACGGGGATTGAGATTTTTCGTGACCTCTACCCAAAACACTTTCTTCATCAGCTGGTAAGCAGTCAGCTTGACATGGATCGACTCGATTACCTATCTAGAGATAGCTTCTTTACAGGGGTTTCGGAAGGGGTAGTCAGCAATCAGCGAATCATCAAGATGCTCGATGTAGTAGATGATCGTTTGGTAGTAGAAGAGAAAGGAATCTACTCCATCGAGAAATTTATTGTGGCCAGAAGGCTAATGTACTGGCAAGTCTATTTGCACAAAACAGTGGTCTCGGCAGAGAAGCTGCTAATCAATATTTTGAGCAGAGCCAAGGAATCGTCCAAAAAAGGCAAAGCGATTTTTGCTTCTCCTGCGCTGAAGTTTTTTCTTGATAAAGACTACGGAGTCGATGATTTTAAAAACAACCCTGAGGTGATTAATAACTTTGTAAAACTCGATGATTACGACATCATGGGAGCGATCAAAGTTTGGAGTGAAAGTGAAGACTTAATTCTATCAGACTTGTGCCAAAGATTGATCAATCGTAAGCTGTTTCGGGTAAAACTAAGCAATGAACCTTTTGATCCCGAATATATTAAAGCGCTAAAAAGAGCAACTTTGGACCATCTCGAGATCGAAGCAGATGAGATTCATTATTATCTGGAGGTAGATGAATTGGTAAACAGTGCTTACGACAATGAATCCAATCGCATTTTGATTCTTCAAAAGAGTGGTAACATCATAGATTTGGCAGAAGCCTCAGACAATCGAGCGCTGATAGCACAGACAAAAACAGTGAAAAAGAACGTACTCTTCTGCTTAAAGTCTGTAGAGAAAAAGCTAAGAGGTTAA